The DNA sequence TCATTGCTAGTGTAGAATGCGAAAACGACATCATGTCCAACCGTTTCTTTACTTCTTTGGCGGGTCGGTCAGCGGAACGTAGCTAACCTGGAAcaccttttctttgtggACTGACCCGTCCTCCCTCTTGTCCACTACCCAAATATATTGGCCGCCGCCAAATCCATGAGGACTCCCGTCACACTCCGTGTCAACGGGGATAAACATTCGGCCAGGGGCATGGAGTTGCGCGATTAGTACCGGGTGAAGcttttctgctgctgcacCAACGTGGATAGCATCATACGGTGCTCCCTCTGGCCATCCCAAACGGCCGTCAGCAGTAATAAACTTCACCTTTCCTGTATCTAACAATTTGCACCCTTGGTCCGACTTATGCATATTCTTGTTAGCCAAGTCAACAAGTTCTGGTATATGGTCAATTCCAATAACATGGCCATCCAATTCATCAGGTATGGAGGGATCTGTAACAAGGTTTGCGAGGACATGGGTCAGATATCCAGAACCCGAGCCAATATCGAGTACCCGTGAACCCGGCCTGAGGAAATCGATGAGGTACTCGCATGCATGAACGTGCATGTGAGGAGCGGAGATTGTCGCACCATACCCGATAGGTTGTGGGGAATCTGAGTAAGGCCTCGAAGGTGCATAATGGGCTCGGTCAACCTTTGCACCTTGATGTCAGAGACACGTCTTGGGTAGGGAAGTATACGTGCAGCCAATGCCCTCTCACCCACACTTCTCTCTTTAACCTCACAGTTAAACTCTCGGATCCTACTGTAAGATCCGTAGCCCTGCCATTTTGCGCAGGTTCGGGGTAAGGAGATGGCACGGCACATGAGAAATTAAGAATCGAGGGAGCAACTTACCCCCAACATAGCGTTTTTaactctttcattcttcaccAATCCCGCCTTGAAGAGATTATCAACCAATTCTGCATTGGTTGAGCCAGAGCAATACCATGCCATTGAGATGCACTTTTTAGTGGCCTTCCACAGCACTAGATGTGCATTTAGAGAACCTTGGATCATGCGAGGGAGCTATGCTCTACCTAACACAAGAGGAAGGCGATGCGGGGAAACTTTGTATTTTAGATAAGATAAGCGACGATGATCCCAAGAAGGCCCTGAGGCTTGAAAGTAGGCTAAACAGTCCTCTTATGCTCCTTTACACCCAGTatattcttcaagatccGTATTGGGTTCGTCAGAAAAAGTTCGGACTCTTCATTTCGCAATTAGGAGGAGTTGTGGCTACTACCGTCCAGTATGACGCCATTCTTAACGTCGAGGGTCACGCCTCCCACCTGTCAGACTTATTCAGCAATGTCTCACCCTCACCGCCTTTGGTACCGCTTTTGGCTCTTGCATTAGCAAGGAATCTTAGTCTTCCAACCCAACTCTATAACTCTAGATCATTGATATGATGGACTTTCACTACGGTTCATAGACTGGAATAGTATCATCGCTATCCCCACTAAAAATTATGAGACTGCTTAACAACAATGCACAATGGAAGCAGACTCCGATACTCAGTCTGATGTAGACCTGTTAATATTGGACTACCTACTTTGCACCTCTATATACGGATTGGTATACGTTAGCGGGGTGGAAGCTGAGCAGGCAAACGAATGCGACCTTGATTGGCATTTAGATGCAGTACACGGTATGTTTCATGAGAGTTTAACATGCCATTTCAAAAGGCGCGCTGACTTACTTTTTATTTAACTTTAGCCATTGAATCAGTTCTTCCACACTCTGGACTACTTCCTGATGACATTGGAGTAAAGGTCCGATTATTTGAATTTGCCAATGCGCTCCGATGTTATCCAGATGCACGTATTGCTTCTCAAGCTCGCGAAACCCGATTAAGTTGCAGTCGATATTGGTCAGAAGGAAAATCCATTTCGCTTTCGGAGTTGGCGGGGACCTTCATAACTCTCTGCTACACTGTCGGTGCCAGATTATCAGAAGCGACGTGGGCTGATACTGCGGCACAATTTGTCATGCAGTCTGCAGTCGAAGAATACCAAAAGTCCGAGTCCCCAACTTCTCTCAGCAAGCATATCACCTGGGCCAAGAAAATCTCAGTTCAGACGGCAAACATGAACCAAGCGTTTACAGAGTACATAagtcatcttcagccaccAGACGGGACTTCTCTCAATGTTCACATGCGTACCGTCTCCGCAAGGTTCCCCATTAATAAGTTCAAATATTCGGTTTTCGACACGCTGGTAAATATCATGAAGGTCCTTGAGCCGCCTGTACTGCTCCAGCTCGAACGCGGGCAGCTCTGGGGGTTGAGCCGCACAGAGACGAAGCAACTGAAGGATAGGGTAGGACTCAAATAACAACATGACCCGGCCAAACCATGCACACTAGTGAAAGCGGGTCCTTGGCTTGAAAGGTACGGTACAAACAGCGGGGTAAAAATCGCACGACCTAAGCTACCGTACTTAAAGTTGCTTGATTAACATGGAActgataatatatatcttgcaCACTAAATGGTTAATCTACAGAATAAAAACATCTAAGCCATAGGGCAGGTGTTGTGAGTAAAAGCATACTTAGCAAAGCTATTTGGTGAATGAGCAGAGCACAGTCGCCTAGCCAAGAAGCATGCGGCGAGGATCCTCAATGTATTCCTTGACCTGCATGACATTGCGCTTAGTTATGGATAATAAAAGGCTTGATTTGAGGAGTAGGGAACACACCTTGACAAGGAAAGTAACAGCCTCCCGGCCATCCAAAAGGCGATGGTCATAGGTCAGAGCAAGATACATCATCTATCAGAGCATCAGCAACAAGTCCACCAAAGTAAGGGCGTAGCAAAGGAAACATACAGGGCGTATCTCAATTTTTCCATTCACAGCAACAGGTTTCTCTTTGATAGCATGGAGTCCAAGAACAGCTTTCGATAGTTAGATGAGCTCCTCAAACAAAGCGTGTAAGCATACCTGTCTGTGGTAGGTTGATGA is a window from the Aspergillus oryzae RIB40 DNA, chromosome 6 genome containing:
- a CDS encoding protein-L-isoaspartate O-methyltransferase (protein-L-isoaspartate(D-aspartate) O-methyltransferase), translated to MAWYCSGSTNAELVDNLFKAGLVKNERVKNAMLGVDRAHYAPSRPYSDSPQPIGYGATISAPHMHVHACEYLIDFLRPGSRVLDIGSGSGYLTHVLANLVTDPSIPDELDGHVIGIDHIPELVDLANKNMHKSDQGCKLLDTGKVKFITADGRLGWPEGAPYDAIHVGAAAEKLHPVLIAQLHAPGRMFIPVDTECDGSPHGFGGGQYIWVVDKREDGSVHKEKVFQVSYVPLTDPPKK